From Pseudofrankia saprophytica, a single genomic window includes:
- a CDS encoding adenylate/guanylate cyclase domain-containing protein, with protein sequence MEPITVLLADDNLIAREGIRALLGTDPAVRVVAVAADRDELVRAAFELCPQVVVTDIRMPPTFQDEGIAGAKEVRRRHPGTGVVVLSQFDDPEYAIALLADGAAGFAYLLKDQVGDSDRLSRAIREVATGGSMLDPQIVATMLSPVTRRGELTADQEDLLADMAAGRPVKAIAAARRRTPEAMNGEIEEIFLRLAEGASAGRRGALRRLRLLHTALLRREEQGETLSRLLPSGLAEKLRTDVGAATGRTERLEVTVLMSDVRGYSTIAEYTDPAVLAGQLNAHRREMNAAILGHGGTVMQYVGDAVMAVFGAPFARPDHALAACRAAGAMHARQAGLDQAWAGDGLEPFGLGIGVCSGPVAAALLGSEERLEYTLVGDTVNLAQRLGDLARPAGTTVISDATAAALRGHGEFDVWEMPARTVKGRTTPVRPFQLHPPRSGASSPGPDVADFPRLVECVPPVGALMADSLQVEAVGAAGGLAVTPVARAGASVSGRGRRWWPTRGRGNVQARDE encoded by the coding sequence ATGGAACCGATCACGGTACTGCTCGCCGATGACAACCTCATCGCGCGGGAAGGTATTCGTGCGCTGCTTGGCACCGACCCGGCCGTACGGGTCGTGGCGGTCGCGGCCGACCGCGACGAGCTGGTCCGGGCGGCGTTCGAGCTGTGCCCGCAGGTCGTCGTGACCGACATCCGGATGCCGCCCACCTTCCAGGACGAGGGGATCGCCGGCGCCAAGGAGGTCCGCCGCCGGCATCCGGGCACCGGGGTGGTGGTGCTGTCGCAGTTCGACGACCCCGAGTACGCGATCGCCCTGCTGGCCGACGGAGCCGCCGGCTTCGCCTACCTGCTCAAGGACCAGGTGGGCGACTCCGACCGGCTGTCGAGGGCCATCCGGGAGGTCGCGACCGGGGGCTCCATGCTCGACCCGCAGATCGTCGCCACGATGCTCTCGCCGGTGACCCGGCGCGGGGAGCTGACGGCCGACCAGGAGGACCTGCTCGCCGACATGGCCGCCGGCCGGCCGGTGAAGGCGATCGCTGCGGCGCGCCGGCGCACCCCGGAGGCGATGAACGGCGAGATCGAGGAGATCTTCCTGCGGCTGGCCGAGGGCGCGAGCGCCGGGCGGCGCGGCGCGCTGCGCAGGCTGCGGCTGCTGCACACCGCGCTGCTGCGCCGCGAGGAGCAGGGGGAGACGCTGTCGCGGCTGCTCCCGTCGGGGCTCGCCGAGAAGCTGCGCACCGACGTGGGCGCAGCCACGGGGCGCACCGAGCGGCTCGAGGTCACGGTGCTCATGTCGGACGTGCGCGGCTACTCGACCATCGCGGAGTACACCGATCCGGCGGTGCTGGCCGGCCAGCTCAACGCCCACCGCCGCGAGATGAATGCGGCGATCCTCGGCCACGGCGGGACGGTGATGCAGTACGTCGGCGACGCGGTGATGGCCGTGTTCGGCGCCCCGTTCGCCCGTCCGGATCACGCACTGGCGGCCTGCCGCGCGGCAGGCGCGATGCACGCCCGGCAGGCCGGCCTCGACCAGGCCTGGGCCGGGGACGGCCTGGAACCGTTCGGGCTCGGTATCGGGGTGTGCAGCGGCCCGGTGGCGGCGGCCCTGCTCGGCAGCGAGGAGAGGCTGGAATACACCCTGGTCGGCGACACCGTGAACCTCGCCCAGCGGTTGGGAGACCTCGCCCGGCCCGCCGGGACGACGGTGATCAGCGATGCCACCGCCGCCGCGCTGCGGGGCCACGGGGAGTTCGACGTCTGGGAGATGCCGGCGCGCACCGTCAAAGGCCGCACCACCCCGGTACGCCCGTTCCAGCTGCACCCGCCTCGCTCTGGAGCGAGTTCTCCAGGCCCCGACGTGGCCGACTTCCCGCGCCTGGTGGAATGCGTCCCACCGGTCGGCGCTCTCATGGCAGATTCCCTGCAGGTGGAGGCGGTGGGCGCGGCGGGCGGGCTCGCCGTCACGCCCGTCGCCCGGGCTGGCGCGAGTGTTTCCGGCCGCGGCCGCCGGTGGTGGCCCACTCGTGGCCGGGGCAATGTCCAGGCGCGCGATGAGTAA
- a CDS encoding cyclic nucleotide-binding domain-containing protein — MGTRMVESSVMSLSWIPSEAIRGFGKLPFSLGVSHYDEPLPAQVDDLDALRRADRFRFANRLSAAATFGDDGEVLAFRYTGGAVTGSTTVRLGGLGATFAGVAMPDIQAEPVVGDGWVRFTQTGGGRTALPLPRQTARPPYFRLQSPVTWSTLSLTLFADGRAEYDMVGASAFPRHWVYDADGHLVLKSGITDWSSWTSQPSWRHTPWGDEDSPALVVAAETALERELSHHIMRAGKRPQIDNLAAGTELVRQGTPGDALFLLLDGVLGVDVDGTRIAEVGPGAIVGERSLLEGGLRTATLTALTAVRVARASRDAVDLAALAQLARGHRREEGDGAPSEPGPRAPAIPAARRESVTA, encoded by the coding sequence ATGGGAACGCGGATGGTCGAGTCGAGCGTCATGTCGTTGTCCTGGATTCCTTCGGAGGCTATCCGGGGATTCGGCAAGCTTCCTTTCTCGCTCGGGGTCAGCCACTACGACGAGCCGCTGCCCGCCCAGGTCGACGACCTCGACGCGCTGCGCCGCGCGGACCGGTTCCGGTTCGCCAACCGCCTCTCGGCGGCCGCGACGTTCGGGGACGACGGCGAGGTGCTGGCGTTCCGCTACACGGGCGGCGCGGTGACCGGGTCGACCACGGTCCGCCTCGGCGGGCTGGGCGCGACGTTCGCCGGGGTCGCCATGCCGGACATCCAGGCCGAGCCCGTCGTGGGCGACGGCTGGGTGCGGTTCACCCAGACCGGCGGCGGCCGCACCGCGCTCCCGCTGCCGCGCCAGACCGCGCGGCCGCCGTACTTCCGGCTGCAGAGCCCCGTCACCTGGTCGACGCTGTCGCTGACACTGTTCGCCGACGGGCGGGCCGAGTACGACATGGTCGGCGCGAGCGCCTTCCCCCGGCACTGGGTCTACGACGCGGACGGCCACCTGGTGCTCAAGTCGGGGATCACCGACTGGTCGAGCTGGACCTCGCAGCCCTCGTGGCGGCACACGCCATGGGGCGACGAGGACTCTCCGGCGCTGGTGGTCGCCGCTGAGACGGCCCTCGAGCGGGAGCTGTCCCACCACATCATGCGGGCCGGTAAGCGGCCCCAGATCGACAACCTGGCCGCCGGCACCGAGCTGGTCCGGCAGGGCACGCCGGGCGACGCGCTGTTCCTGCTGCTCGACGGGGTGCTCGGCGTCGACGTCGACGGCACGCGGATCGCCGAGGTCGGCCCAGGCGCGATCGTCGGCGAGCGCTCGCTGCTGGAGGGCGGCCTGCGGACCGCGACGCTGACCGCGCTGACCGCGGTGCGCGTCGCCAGGGCCAGCAGGGACGCCGTCGACCTCGCGGCCCTCGCGCAGCTGGCCCGCGGGCACCGCCGCGAGGAGGGGGACGGTGCGCCGAGCGAACCCGGGCCACGGGCGCCGGCGATCCCGGCGGCGCGGCGCGAGTCGGTGACCGCGTGA
- a CDS encoding MBL fold metallo-hydrolase produces MNVHLLGVRGSTPAPGEPFARYGGHTSCVAVTAAGEPGPTLLLDAGTGARNLDALLGPAPFRGTVLLTHLHWDHTQGLPFTRCLDRPDARVDLRVPAQRGRSAASLLARSMSPPSFPIGISGLRGQWRARLVRPGRLTVPPRFAVTAAEVPHKGGRTFGYRVSADGASLAYLPDHALAGRPTAAAVALAAGVDLLLHDASNGFGDRAAADAYGHSTIDDAIRFARDCRVRSLVLIHHSPGRTDADLDALAARLAADGSNGDDDGPAVSLGREGEVIWCGQPAAAPVHAG; encoded by the coding sequence GTGAACGTGCACCTGCTCGGAGTCCGCGGGTCGACGCCCGCGCCCGGCGAGCCCTTCGCCCGCTACGGCGGCCACACCTCCTGCGTGGCGGTCACCGCGGCGGGCGAGCCGGGGCCGACGCTGCTGCTCGACGCGGGCACCGGGGCCCGCAACCTCGACGCCCTGCTCGGGCCGGCGCCGTTCCGGGGCACGGTCCTGCTGACCCACCTGCACTGGGACCACACCCAGGGGCTGCCGTTCACCCGGTGCCTCGACCGGCCGGACGCGCGGGTCGACCTGCGGGTGCCGGCCCAGCGGGGCCGCAGCGCGGCCAGCCTGCTCGCCCGGTCGATGTCGCCGCCGAGCTTCCCGATCGGGATCTCCGGCCTGCGCGGGCAGTGGCGCGCCCGGCTCGTGCGCCCGGGCCGGCTCACCGTGCCGCCGCGGTTCGCGGTCACGGCGGCCGAGGTCCCGCACAAGGGCGGCCGCACGTTCGGGTACCGGGTTAGCGCGGACGGGGCAAGCCTCGCCTACCTGCCCGACCACGCGCTGGCGGGCCGGCCGACGGCGGCGGCGGTGGCGCTGGCGGCCGGCGTGGACCTGCTGCTGCACGACGCCTCGAACGGCTTCGGTGACCGGGCAGCGGCCGACGCCTACGGCCACTCGACGATCGATGACGCTATCCGCTTCGCGCGGGACTGCCGGGTACGGTCGCTGGTCCTCATCCACCACTCCCCCGGCCGGACCGACGCCGACCTCGACGCGCTCGCGGCCAGGCTCGCCGCCGACGGCTCCAACGGCGACGACGACGGCCCGGCGGTGAGCCTCGGCAGGGAGGGCGAGGTGATCTGGTGCGGCCAGCCGGCCGCGGCGCCCGTCCACGCCGGCTGA
- a CDS encoding O-methyltransferase — protein sequence MTRELWDAVDDYFEGLLVPADPALAAALRASDAAGLPAIQVSASQGKLLQLLARTVGARSILEVGTLGGYSTIWLARALPAGGRLVTLEVDPAHAAVARANAERAGVADVVDVRVGAALETLPKLAAEGGGPFDLVFIDADKPNNPGYFEWALRLTRPGSLIIIDNVVRGGAVADPDNTEPSVVGTRRVHELIAAEPRVSATAVQTVGTKGYDGFTLAFVTGE from the coding sequence ATGACGCGGGAGCTGTGGGACGCCGTCGACGACTACTTCGAGGGGCTGCTGGTGCCGGCCGACCCGGCGCTGGCGGCGGCGCTGCGGGCCAGCGACGCGGCCGGGCTCCCGGCGATCCAGGTGTCGGCGAGCCAGGGCAAGCTGCTGCAACTGCTGGCCCGGACCGTCGGCGCGCGCTCGATCCTCGAGGTCGGCACGCTGGGCGGCTACAGCACGATCTGGCTGGCACGGGCGCTGCCGGCCGGCGGCCGGCTCGTCACGCTCGAGGTGGACCCGGCGCACGCCGCCGTCGCCCGCGCCAACGCCGAGCGCGCCGGCGTCGCGGACGTGGTCGACGTGCGGGTCGGAGCGGCGCTGGAGACCCTGCCAAAGCTCGCCGCCGAGGGCGGTGGCCCGTTCGACCTGGTCTTCATCGACGCGGACAAGCCGAACAACCCGGGCTACTTCGAGTGGGCGCTCAGGCTCACCCGGCCCGGGAGTCTGATCATCATCGACAACGTCGTCCGCGGCGGCGCCGTCGCGGATCCCGACAACACCGAGCCCTCGGTCGTCGGGACGCGCCGCGTCCACGAGCTGATCGCCGCCGAGCCGCGCGTCAGCGCGACCGCCGTCCAGACCGTCGGCACCAAGGGCTATGACGGCTTTACTCTGGCCTTCGTCACGGGCGAGTAG
- a CDS encoding ferredoxin reductase, with translation MAWRVGRLTEVVDETPTARTLVLDVPGWPGHLAGQRVDVRLTAEDGYRASRAYSIAAPVDGDRVEVTVQRVPDGEVSPYLTEVFAVGDPVELRGPIGGWFVWQPDGPPDPVLLVAGGSGIVPLMAMIRARRAARSRVPFRLVYALRGPGETYYASELRGLGPDDGGLDVAYVYSRSVPEGWPVPPHRITGPDLAAAGWPAEFSPTCYVCGPTGFVETVADLLVDQGHDPSRIRTERFGPTGR, from the coding sequence ATGGCCTGGCGGGTCGGCCGGCTCACCGAGGTCGTCGACGAGACGCCAACCGCCCGCACGCTCGTCCTCGACGTGCCCGGCTGGCCGGGGCACCTCGCCGGCCAGCGGGTCGACGTCCGGCTGACCGCCGAGGACGGCTATCGCGCGTCGCGCGCCTACTCGATCGCCGCGCCGGTGGACGGCGACCGGGTGGAAGTCACCGTCCAGCGGGTGCCGGACGGTGAGGTGTCGCCCTACCTGACCGAGGTCTTCGCGGTGGGGGATCCGGTCGAGCTGCGCGGGCCGATCGGCGGCTGGTTCGTGTGGCAACCGGACGGCCCGCCCGATCCGGTGCTGCTCGTCGCGGGCGGTTCCGGGATCGTCCCGCTGATGGCGATGATCCGTGCCCGCCGCGCGGCCCGCAGCCGGGTCCCGTTCCGGCTGGTCTACGCGCTGCGCGGCCCCGGCGAGACGTACTACGCGTCCGAGCTGCGCGGCCTCGGCCCCGACGACGGCGGCCTCGACGTCGCCTACGTCTACAGCCGGTCCGTCCCGGAAGGCTGGCCGGTCCCGCCCCACCGGATCACCGGCCCGGACCTGGCCGCCGCCGGCTGGCCCGCCGAGTTCAGCCCCACGTGCTATGTCTGCGGCCCCACCGGCTTCGTCGAGACCGTGGCCGACCTGCTCGTCGACCAGGGCCACGACCCGTCGCGTATCCGCACCGAACGCTTCGGCCCCACCGGCCGCTGA
- a CDS encoding sulfite oxidase-like oxidoreductase, which produces MGIVSPGFQGRRRLSPTLPPGQYLEEDFPVLSAGPTPRVPLDRWRFTITTETGEKYTWTWDELQALPQETPTVDIHCVTRWSKLGTTWKGVSLDTLFADVETTADYTMIHSYGGYTTNLPLEDLLDGQAWIVHTFDGEDLDSEHGGPARLLVPHLYFWKSAKWVRGIQLLVEDSPGFWEAAGYHDRGDPWLEQRYQGD; this is translated from the coding sequence ATGGGGATCGTCTCGCCTGGCTTCCAGGGCCGGCGCCGTTTGAGCCCGACGCTGCCGCCCGGCCAATACCTCGAAGAGGACTTCCCGGTCCTGTCGGCCGGACCGACGCCGCGCGTCCCGCTGGACCGGTGGCGGTTCACCATCACGACCGAGACCGGCGAGAAGTACACGTGGACCTGGGACGAGCTCCAGGCCCTGCCGCAGGAGACGCCGACGGTCGACATCCACTGTGTCACCCGCTGGTCGAAGCTGGGCACCACGTGGAAGGGCGTCTCGCTGGACACCCTGTTCGCCGACGTCGAGACGACCGCCGACTACACGATGATCCACTCCTACGGCGGTTACACCACGAACCTGCCGCTGGAGGACCTGCTCGACGGCCAGGCCTGGATCGTCCACACGTTCGACGGCGAGGATCTGGACTCGGAACACGGCGGCCCCGCCCGGCTCCTCGTCCCGCACCTGTACTTCTGGAAGTCCGCGAAGTGGGTCCGCGGCATCCAGCTCCTCGTCGAGGATTCGCCGGGCTTCTGGGAGGCCGCGGGCTACCACGACCGCGGCGACCCGTGGCTCGAGCAGCGCTACCAGGGCGACTGA
- a CDS encoding sulfite exporter TauE/SafE family protein produces MNGVDAALTAGAGLLAGGVNAIAGGGTLIAFPALLAAGLPAVTANITSSVGLVTGYAGGALGYRRELAGQAARLRALGPAAVLGGVVGAVILLVTPKGAFKAAVPFLVLLSCALLASQTRLGGLVARRRAARTTASAAAATPPAVPSAGVATATTQVTLGAEMTVGAEMTVGAGAAQPVTWPTRVGVFLAGAYGSYFGAGLGVLLLGVLGILLVDDLQRTNALKTLLSFIVNAVGVVIFLVSAQVAWAYAGILVVASAIGGVLGARVARRLPAKGLRAGVITLGVGVAVVLLIRDF; encoded by the coding sequence GTGAACGGGGTGGACGCGGCGCTGACGGCCGGAGCCGGGCTGCTGGCCGGTGGCGTCAACGCGATCGCGGGCGGCGGCACGCTGATCGCCTTTCCGGCGCTGCTGGCCGCCGGACTGCCGGCCGTCACCGCCAACATCACCTCGTCGGTCGGGCTGGTCACCGGCTATGCCGGCGGCGCGCTGGGCTACCGGCGCGAGCTCGCGGGCCAGGCCGCCCGGCTGCGGGCGCTCGGGCCGGCCGCGGTCCTCGGTGGCGTCGTCGGGGCCGTGATCCTGCTGGTGACGCCCAAGGGTGCGTTCAAGGCGGCCGTCCCGTTCCTGGTCCTGCTCTCGTGCGCGCTGCTGGCCAGCCAGACGAGGCTCGGCGGTCTCGTCGCCCGCCGTCGCGCGGCCAGGACCACCGCCTCGGCGGCGGCCGCCACGCCGCCTGCGGTGCCCTCGGCTGGTGTGGCGACGGCGACCACCCAGGTGACCCTGGGCGCGGAAATGACCGTGGGCGCGGAAATGACCGTGGGCGCGGGAGCCGCGCAGCCGGTTACCTGGCCGACGCGTGTCGGGGTGTTCCTCGCCGGCGCCTACGGGTCGTACTTCGGGGCCGGGCTGGGTGTGCTGCTGCTGGGCGTCCTCGGGATCCTGCTGGTCGACGACCTGCAGCGCACGAACGCCCTCAAGACGCTGCTGTCGTTCATCGTGAACGCCGTCGGCGTGGTGATCTTCCTGGTGAGCGCCCAGGTCGCCTGGGCCTATGCCGGCATCCTCGTCGTCGCCTCGGCGATCGGAGGCGTGCTCGGCGCCCGCGTCGCCCGCCGCCTGCCCGCCAAGGGCCTGCGGGCCGGCGTCATCACCCTCGGCGTCGGCGTCGCCGTCGTCCTGCTCATCCGCGATTTCTGA
- a CDS encoding lysylphosphatidylglycerol synthase transmembrane domain-containing protein: protein MSEPAEREDAPSPAPATMLLEASLPETQPSETLPSGIQPSETPLSAIELPQATPTSLPSTAKSRRSRRIMAVLSIVAPAVGAVWLGTHHEELRAAFQACKRADGEWLLVAVVAACATYFAAAASMKGAVTRKLPFGQLLAIQIAGILPNVLVPAGMGVAALQTRYLLRRGLTMAEAVASTAANATAGAIPHALMLIVLLFAGAVPVPHLAFGGSTRLFVVATVAAALVAACVPKVRRAIVSVARRLVEHRDLLAGAGSTRRAALLWGGSIAIPMLHAATLCAIAAALHAPLGPGKIIVVYLVASALSAVIPSPGGFGGLDAALTALLTGAGVPTATAIAAVLGYRLLTAWLPLAPSAAVCGVLIRTRVI from the coding sequence ATGAGCGAACCAGCCGAACGAGAGGACGCGCCGTCGCCGGCGCCGGCGACGATGCTGCTCGAGGCATCGTTGCCCGAGACCCAGCCTTCAGAAACCCTGCCTTCAGGAATCCAGCCTTCAGAAACTCCGCTGTCCGCGATCGAGCTGCCCCAGGCGACGCCGACGAGCTTGCCGTCGACGGCGAAATCCCGCCGGTCCCGGCGGATCATGGCCGTGCTCAGCATCGTTGCGCCGGCGGTGGGCGCCGTATGGCTGGGAACCCACCACGAGGAGCTGCGCGCCGCCTTCCAGGCCTGTAAGCGGGCCGACGGCGAGTGGCTGCTGGTCGCGGTGGTGGCCGCGTGCGCGACCTACTTCGCCGCGGCGGCGAGCATGAAGGGCGCGGTGACGCGCAAGCTCCCGTTCGGCCAGCTGCTCGCCATCCAGATCGCCGGGATCCTGCCGAACGTGCTGGTACCCGCCGGTATGGGCGTCGCTGCCCTGCAGACCCGCTATCTGCTCAGGCGCGGCCTGACGATGGCCGAGGCCGTCGCCTCGACCGCCGCCAACGCGACGGCCGGCGCGATCCCGCACGCCCTGATGCTCATCGTGCTGCTGTTCGCCGGGGCGGTCCCGGTGCCGCACCTCGCGTTCGGGGGGAGCACCCGCTTGTTCGTGGTGGCGACCGTGGCGGCGGCGCTCGTGGCCGCGTGCGTGCCCAAGGTCCGCCGGGCCATCGTCTCGGTGGCGCGCCGGCTCGTCGAGCACCGCGACCTGTTGGCCGGCGCCGGCAGCACGCGGCGGGCCGCACTGCTGTGGGGCGGCTCGATCGCGATCCCGATGCTGCACGCCGCGACCCTGTGCGCGATCGCGGCCGCGCTGCACGCGCCGCTCGGCCCCGGGAAGATCATCGTGGTCTACCTGGTGGCGAGCGCGCTGTCGGCCGTCATCCCATCGCCCGGCGGCTTCGGCGGCCTCGACGCCGCGCTGACGGCGCTGCTCACCGGCGCGGGCGTGCCCACGGCGACGGCGATCGCCGCCGTCCTCGGCTACCGCCTGCTCACCGCCTGGCTCCCGCTGGCCCCCTCCGCCGCCGTCTGCGGCGTCCTCATCCGCACCCGCGTCATCTGA
- a CDS encoding glycosyltransferase family 4 protein, whose product MHRTLIVADKFPPVLGGIQTFAYAFAATLPADKVLVVAPPHPDAPKLDADAPFQIIRHPAARLRLPGAGPAIGRIARAEGCTAAWFPAGTPRGMIAPALRRAGVEWVVSSTHGHEYGWSQLPYGWSLVRAVAARADVVTHLTEVTLRRLSKVAPAGTSFERLTGGVDVDRFQPGVGGEDIRRRHGWGDRPVVTCVARLVPRKGQDVLIRGLPSVLRNHPDTLLVVIGRGRSAGRLRRLAASAGVRENVVLAGAIPERELPAYLDAADVFAMPSRPAKLGLDLEGLGLSSLEAAAAGKPVITGAAGGAPEVVIPGKTGLVVDGTDVSAVADAVGELLADPDRARRMGAAGREFMTSAWTWEYLGGRLAALLTGPSYASALAGGPAPGAGQPSPAPLPTAPSSPGHTDGATAR is encoded by the coding sequence ATGCATCGCACTCTGATCGTCGCGGACAAGTTCCCGCCGGTGCTGGGCGGGATACAGACCTTCGCCTACGCCTTCGCCGCGACGCTGCCCGCGGACAAGGTCCTCGTCGTCGCCCCGCCGCACCCCGACGCGCCCAAACTGGACGCGGACGCGCCCTTTCAGATCATTCGGCATCCTGCCGCCCGGCTGCGCCTGCCCGGAGCCGGTCCCGCCATCGGCCGGATCGCGCGCGCGGAGGGCTGTACCGCGGCCTGGTTCCCGGCCGGCACGCCGCGCGGGATGATCGCGCCCGCGCTGCGCCGTGCTGGCGTGGAATGGGTGGTGTCGTCCACGCACGGGCATGAGTACGGGTGGTCGCAGCTTCCCTACGGCTGGTCCCTGGTGCGCGCGGTCGCCGCTCGGGCGGACGTCGTCACCCACCTGACCGAGGTGACCCTGCGCCGCCTGAGCAAGGTCGCGCCCGCCGGTACCAGCTTCGAGCGGCTGACCGGCGGCGTCGACGTCGACCGGTTCCAGCCCGGCGTGGGCGGCGAGGACATCCGACGCAGGCATGGATGGGGTGATCGTCCTGTTGTGACGTGTGTCGCCCGTTTGGTGCCGCGTAAGGGCCAGGACGTCCTGATCAGGGGGTTGCCGTCGGTGTTGCGTAACCACCCGGACACGCTGCTGGTCGTCATCGGCCGGGGGCGGAGCGCCGGCCGACTGCGACGACTGGCGGCGAGCGCCGGTGTCAGGGAAAATGTCGTTCTCGCGGGCGCCATTCCCGAGAGAGAACTGCCCGCATACCTGGACGCGGCCGACGTGTTCGCCATGCCGTCGCGGCCAGCCAAGCTGGGCCTGGACCTGGAGGGACTCGGTCTGTCGTCGCTGGAGGCTGCCGCCGCGGGCAAACCGGTGATCACCGGTGCCGCCGGGGGAGCGCCCGAGGTCGTGATCCCCGGTAAGACCGGGCTGGTCGTCGACGGTACCGACGTGTCCGCGGTCGCCGACGCCGTTGGCGAGCTGCTCGCCGACCCGGACCGCGCCCGCCGGATGGGCGCCGCGGGCCGCGAGTTCATGACGTCGGCCTGGACGTGGGAGTACCTCGGTGGCCGGCTCGCCGCGCTGCTGACCGGCCCGTCATATGCCTCCGCCCTCGCGGGCGGCCCAGCGCCGGGAGCTGGCCAGCCATCCCCGGCTCCCCTGCCAACCGCCCCGTCCTCACCGGGCCACACAGACGGGGCGACGGCACGATGA
- a CDS encoding glucosamine-6-phosphate deaminase, which produces MEVVPLTTAGDVAALAADVVEALVRRRPAAVLGLATGSSPLPAYQELIRRRHAGTGPPYDEVTCFNLDEYVGLPVGHEQSYRATIARELTDGLGVDPGRVHGPDPDEDGLATAGERYEELIHKAGGVDLQLLGIGSDGHLAFNEPGSSLASRTRMKTLTARTRADNARFFGSLAEVPRHVLTQGLGTILRARHLLLVATGAGKAVAVAAAVEGPVSASCPASVLQLHPHATVLLDEAAASGLERGAYYREVYAGKPAWQGL; this is translated from the coding sequence ATGGAGGTCGTGCCGCTCACGACCGCCGGGGACGTCGCGGCGCTGGCGGCCGACGTCGTGGAGGCGCTGGTGCGCCGCCGGCCGGCCGCCGTGCTGGGACTGGCCACGGGCTCGAGCCCGCTGCCGGCCTACCAGGAGCTGATCCGGCGCCGCCACGCCGGCACGGGTCCGCCCTACGACGAGGTGACCTGCTTCAACCTCGACGAGTACGTCGGCCTGCCGGTCGGCCACGAGCAGAGCTACCGCGCGACCATCGCCCGCGAGCTCACCGACGGGCTCGGCGTCGACCCCGGCCGGGTGCACGGCCCCGACCCGGACGAGGACGGCCTGGCGACGGCGGGGGAGCGGTACGAGGAGCTGATCCACAAGGCCGGCGGTGTCGACCTCCAGCTGCTCGGGATCGGCTCGGACGGCCATCTGGCCTTCAACGAGCCGGGCTCGTCACTGGCGAGCCGCACCCGGATGAAGACGCTCACGGCCCGGACCCGCGCGGACAACGCGCGCTTCTTCGGCTCCCTCGCCGAGGTGCCGCGGCACGTGCTGACCCAGGGGCTCGGCACGATCCTGCGGGCCCGCCACCTGCTGCTGGTCGCCACCGGGGCCGGCAAGGCGGTGGCGGTGGCGGCCGCGGTGGAGGGGCCGGTGTCGGCGTCCTGCCCCGCGTCGGTGCTGCAGCTGCACCCGCACGCCACCGTGCTGCTCGACGAGGCCGCCGCGTCGGGGCTCGAGCGGGGCGCCTACTACCGCGAGGTGTACGCCGGCAAGCCGGCCTGGCAGGGGCTGTAG